The genomic region GCTCGACTTGTCCCTGAAGCAGATTTTCCTGGCACTGGCCAAAGATGTACCTAACCCGGACGGTAGTAACGAGTTGGTTGCCAACCCTTACATGAATTGGAGCGAAATCGACTCCAGCCTTCCGAATATTGAAATCAGCGTAATGGGCCCGCCTCCGACTTCAGGCACCCGTGACGCGTTCGTTGAGCTGGCGATGGAGAGCGGTTGCAAACAGTTCGACATGATCGCGCAGATGGAAGACGAGAACGAAGACAAGTTCAAGACCGTATGTCAAAGCATGCGTGAAGACGGCCCGTTCATTGAAGCCGGCGAAAACGACAACCTGATCGTTCAGCGTCTGGCCCAGGATCCGGAAACTCTCGGTATTTTCGGCTACAGCTTCCTGATGGAAAACACTGGCCAGATCCAGGCAGCGACCGTGAACGGCGTCGAGCCGACTCCCGAAGCCATTTCGAGCGACAAATACCCGGTAGCCCGTTCACTGTGGTTCTACATCAAGAAGGCGCACGTGGGTGTTGTTCCGGGGATCAAGGAATATGTCTCCGAGTTCACCAGCGAAGGCGCTTGGGGTGATAACGGCTACCTCGTTGATGTAGGCCTGATCCCAAGCCCACGCAGCGAGCGCATGAAGATTGCAAAGGCGGTGAAAGAACTGCACCCGATGACTGGCAACAAGCTGTAAGGCTCGATCATGAGTCGTCAGGGATGAAGAAAAAGGAACGTGGGCTTGGTGGCCCGCGTTCCTTTGTTACATCGGTATGAATATCTTCGTGCGGCAAGCTAGCAAAATAGACGCCCAGCTAACTTAAAGCCATTAATACAGAGACTGATATGCAGACGGCTAATCTTCTGCCCCTGATTCTGGTTCTCGCCTTGGTTGCCTATGGCCTCGCATACATGCGATCCCGGGCTGTGGCGGCGCCCCTCGGCGGTATCCGGAATCTCAAGGCTCTTCCATTCTACTATGCGGCGCGTGCGGCGCTTTGGTGTGCCATTCCCGCACTGATTGTGCTGGCAGCTTGGGCTGGTTTTGAAGGTAAGGTTATTCAGGGCATTGTGATCGGATCCTTGCCTCAGGATACCTGGCCAGAATCTGCTGGGCAGGCCAGCCTGATTCTCTCCCAGATCAGCAACGTCGCAGCGGGCAAGCTCGATCCTGAGTTCGTGCCGGAGCACATTGCCGGGGCAGCGTCGCTACTCGAGGCAGTTGAAAATCAGAGCGAGAACTTCAAGACCACCCTCGTAATACTGATCGCAGTATTGGGCGCTACGTTTGCATGGACCCGAGTTGCACCTCACATCAATGCCAGAAAAAACGTCGAAACAACCCTTCGTCGGATCTTCTTTGTGTGTGCGGCATTGGCGGTGTTGACCACTGCGGGCATCGTGTTCTCGGTGATTCTGGAGACCATACGCTTCTTCGGCCGCGTGCCGATTACCGAGTTCCTGTTTGGGACCAGCTGGAGCCCCCAGACCGCCTTGCGCGTCGATCAGGTGGGTTCCGACGGTGCCTTTGGCGTTATCCCTCTGTTCACGGGCACTCTGTTGATTTCCGCCATTGCTCTGCTGGTTGCAGTGCCTGTCGGCCTGTTGTCTGCCATCTACCTGTCTGAGTATGCCAGCAAGCGTATGCGCTCAACGGTGAAGCCGGTGTTGGAGCTGCTAGCGGGTATTCCTACCGTCGTTTACGGCTTTTTCGCTGCGTTGACCGTCGCCCCTTTTATCCGTGATCTTGCCGAAATGGTGGGCCTGGAAGCCTCTTCCCAGAGTGCACTTGCTGCGGGGCTGGTCATGGGGATCATGATCGTGCCATTTGTGTCTTCGCTGTCAGACGATGTGATTAATGCCGTTCCCCAGGCCATGAGGGACGGTTCCCTGGCACTGGGTGCTACCCAGTCAGAAACCATGAAAAAGGTGATTTTCCCGGCGGCCCTGCCTGGCATTATTGGCGGCATTCTGTTGGCGGCATCCCGCGCCATCGGCGAAACCATGATTGTGGTGATGGCGGCAGGGCTGGCTGCCAACCTGACGGCCAATCCTCTGGAGTCGGTAACGACAGTGACCGTTCAGATTGCAACATTGCTGGTGGGTGATCAGGAATTTGATAGCGCCAAGACACTGTCGGCCTTTGCCCTCGGTATGTTGTTGTTTATCGTAACGCTGCTGCTCAACGTGGTCGCACTGAAGATTGTACGCAAATATAGGGAACAGTATGACTGATCAACGTTCTCAGGCAGAGATCGTCCGCAAGTCGCTGAAACGCCGGTACCGTAAGGAGCGTCGATTCCGACTGTACGGTATTCTGGCGATTTCAATTGCGCTCGCGTCTCTGTTTACCCTGTTCGCCGATATTGTCAGCAAGGGATATACCGGGTTCGTCAAGACCACCATCACTCTGGACGTGAATCTCGATTCCGCAATGATGTACCTTGATGATCCAACCGATGCGGATCAACTGTCCATGGCGGATTTTACCGCGCCGATTATCGCCGCATTGCAGGAGCATGTTCCGGAGGCGCACAGCGCGGCTGAAAAGCGTGAGCTGGGCCGTTTTCTGGGTACCTATGCAGCCAGCGAAGTCCGCGATTTACTGATAAAAAATCCGGATCTTCTGGACACCACCCAAACCCTAGAGTTTCCGGCCCATGATCGGGTCTCGGTATACGTCAAGCATGCGGACAATCCGCGGTACAGCATCAAACTTTCCGAGCAGCAGCAACGCTGGGTGGATGAGTTGTTGGAAAAAGGGGTTATCGATACCAGCTTCAACGACGTGCTGTTCAGTCGAGGTGACTCCAGGGAGCCTGCCAACGCCGGTGTTCTGGGTGCGATAGTCGGTTCTTTGATGGCCATGCTGGTCACGTTGGGCATCGCGTTCCCAGTGGGTATTGCGGCAGCAGTCTACCTCGAAGAATTCGCGCCACAGAATAAACTTACCGATTTTATCGAAGTGAACATCAATAATCTGGCTGCGGTACCTTCCATCATTTTTGGTCTGCTGGGCCTGGCGGTATTCATAAACCTGTTCGGTATGCCCCGGTCGGTTCCGGTGGTAGGCGGCATGGTGCTGGCACTGATGACCCTGCCAACGATCATCATATCCAGCCGCGCGGCCATCAAGAGCGTGCCGCCCTCAGTACGGGAGGCTGCGGAGGGTGTCGGGGCCTCCAAGATGCAGGTGGTGCTTCATCACGTGATACCTCTGGCGATGCCCGGCATGCTGACCGGTTCTATCATCGGTATGGCTCAAGCTCTGGGGGAGACAGCCCCGCTGCTGCTGATTGGCATGGTGGCCTTTATAGTGGACGTGCCAGGCGGCTTTTACGATTCGGCCACTGTGCTTCCGGTACAGATTTACCTATGGGCAAGCAGCTCCGAGCAGGGTTTTGTAGAGCTGGCATCTGCCGCCATCATGGTGCTGCTTGCCTTCATGATCAGTATGAACGCACTGGCGATCTGGCTGCGTAAACGGCTTGAGCGTAGCTGGTAAGGAGAATGATATGAACACGATGAATCCGAGTATTTCCGCAGAAGCCGGCATTCGAGACCAGGGGGTAGCGATTCCTGTGCCTGAAGAGAAGCCCGAAGATACCGTGATTGAAGAAGGCATGACGGTCGGAAAGCCATTTGCCGACGACCCTAAATTCAAGCTTCGTAATGTGGAGGTTTCCTACGGCGCGGCCCGGGCGATCAAGAATATCAGCATGGATATTGGCCGAAACGAAGTCATTGCCTTCATCGGTCCTTCTGGTTGCGGTAAGTCAACTTTTTTGCGATGCCTGAACCGGATGAACGACAGCATTGAGATTTGCCGCGTTAAAGGCTCTCTTG from Marinobacter sp. LV10R510-11A harbors:
- a CDS encoding substrate-binding domain-containing protein; amino-acid sequence: MIKLKTALTSVALVSSIAAVSTPAMARDTISIVGSSTVYPFATVVAERFGRNTDFPTPKIESTGSGGGLKLFCQGVGTQHPDITNASRRMKKSEFANCQANGVKEITEVRIGADGIVMANSKEAEKLDLSLKQIFLALAKDVPNPDGSNELVANPYMNWSEIDSSLPNIEISVMGPPPTSGTRDAFVELAMESGCKQFDMIAQMEDENEDKFKTVCQSMREDGPFIEAGENDNLIVQRLAQDPETLGIFGYSFLMENTGQIQAATVNGVEPTPEAISSDKYPVARSLWFYIKKAHVGVVPGIKEYVSEFTSEGAWGDNGYLVDVGLIPSPRSERMKIAKAVKELHPMTGNKL
- the pstC gene encoding phosphate ABC transporter permease subunit PstC: MQTANLLPLILVLALVAYGLAYMRSRAVAAPLGGIRNLKALPFYYAARAALWCAIPALIVLAAWAGFEGKVIQGIVIGSLPQDTWPESAGQASLILSQISNVAAGKLDPEFVPEHIAGAASLLEAVENQSENFKTTLVILIAVLGATFAWTRVAPHINARKNVETTLRRIFFVCAALAVLTTAGIVFSVILETIRFFGRVPITEFLFGTSWSPQTALRVDQVGSDGAFGVIPLFTGTLLISAIALLVAVPVGLLSAIYLSEYASKRMRSTVKPVLELLAGIPTVVYGFFAALTVAPFIRDLAEMVGLEASSQSALAAGLVMGIMIVPFVSSLSDDVINAVPQAMRDGSLALGATQSETMKKVIFPAALPGIIGGILLAASRAIGETMIVVMAAGLAANLTANPLESVTTVTVQIATLLVGDQEFDSAKTLSAFALGMLLFIVTLLLNVVALKIVRKYREQYD
- the pstA gene encoding phosphate ABC transporter permease PstA, which translates into the protein MTDQRSQAEIVRKSLKRRYRKERRFRLYGILAISIALASLFTLFADIVSKGYTGFVKTTITLDVNLDSAMMYLDDPTDADQLSMADFTAPIIAALQEHVPEAHSAAEKRELGRFLGTYAASEVRDLLIKNPDLLDTTQTLEFPAHDRVSVYVKHADNPRYSIKLSEQQQRWVDELLEKGVIDTSFNDVLFSRGDSREPANAGVLGAIVGSLMAMLVTLGIAFPVGIAAAVYLEEFAPQNKLTDFIEVNINNLAAVPSIIFGLLGLAVFINLFGMPRSVPVVGGMVLALMTLPTIIISSRAAIKSVPPSVREAAEGVGASKMQVVLHHVIPLAMPGMLTGSIIGMAQALGETAPLLLIGMVAFIVDVPGGFYDSATVLPVQIYLWASSSEQGFVELASAAIMVLLAFMISMNALAIWLRKRLERSW